A single region of the Kwoniella botswanensis chromosome 1, complete sequence genome encodes:
- a CDS encoding glutamate-tRNA ligase, producing MPSVVIPLVQTPPFVLIALAQIQGIPVGWDTESGETGQATYGEIKGAEEVRKELEKGIDGKEIPLPPLPTLLAANSTFQEVSGVLDALDDYLAYRTYFAGSKFGFGDAIIWGTIRGNTSAIGSIKKPGRPHLARWFNHVETLSVPQNALKAFQQARSEMDKGKKTKRLETVDVVLPNAVKGKVVVRFAPEPSGFLHIGHLKAAILNRFLADQYQGKFILRFDDTNPLKEEGEFEDAIKQDLEMIEIGFDKVVHTSDHFDKIQQFTEQLIRQGDAFMDDTDGETVKEQRRAEIPSKNRDASIEENLARFKEMLSGSEEGKKWSLRAKIDYKHKNGSMRDPVVYRYVEGSHHITGTQYKAYPMYDLACPIIDHLDGVTHALRANEYYARHEQYQWFLEKLGFPKIEIFDFSRVDFVYTVLSKRKLKYLVEKGVVGGWDDPRFPTVRGIRSRGMTVQGLKNYILGQGASQAQLSLEWDGIWTVNKKVIDPIAPRYWAIAEDKAVPVSIKGLEGGEKVEEKPLHKKNPEIGNKKVVYSDKLLVEQEDAVSFGDNEEITAMEWGNVFVSNKKTSTSGEVESLEFTLHLEGDFKKTSKKIHWLSAPSSSNQLVPVTLIEYDYLITKKKLEENDNLEDVINPKTEYRTKALASPEVANLKKWDIIQFERKGYYICQGTKDAEGRLEFGFIPDGRLQTITLKATPAAEKPKVAGASKGSWGKPGATKTAAPAAATTGESKDDTRILLSNGSSGFKIPVKTGMFESDKI from the exons ATGCCATCAGTAGTAATCCCACTCGTCCAAACACCTCCATTCGTCCTCATTGCACTGGCTCAGATCCAGGGTATTCCCGTAGGGTGGGATACCGAATCTGGAGAGACCGGTCAAGCGACTTATGGTGAGATCAAAGGTGCTGAGGAAGTTAGGAAGGAGTTGGAGAAAGGCatagatgggaaagag attcctctccctcctcttcccacACTCCTCGCTGCCAATAGCACGTTCCAAGAAGTGTCCGGTGTCTTGGATGCTTTGGATGATTATCTCGCATACAG AACATACTTTGCTGGATCCAAGTTCGGTTTTGGAGATGCTATCATCTGGGGTACCATCCGAG GAAACACATCTGCCATTGGATCAATCAAGAAACCCGGAAGACCCCATTTGGCACGATGGTTCAACCACGTTGAGACCCTCTCTGTCCCCCAGAATGCCCTCAAAGCATTCCAACAAGCTAGATCTGAGATGGacaaaggaaagaagactAAGAGGTTAGAGACTGTCGATGTGGTTCTACCCAACGCTGTTAAAGGAAAGGTTGTTGTACGATTTG CCCCTGAACCATCGGGATTCCTTCATATCGGTCACTTGAAAGCTGCCATCCTCAATAGATTCTTGGCAGATCAATACCAAGGGAAATTCATCCTTCGATTCGATGACACCAACCCACTTAAAGAGGAG ggtgaatttgaagatgcTATCAAACAGGATCTTGAAATGATCGAAATCGGTTTCGACAAGGTGGTTCATACTTCTGATCATTTCGATAAAATTCAACAGTTCACTGAACAACTTATCAGACAAGGTGATGCCTTTATGGATGATACCGATGGTGAGACT GTGAAAGAGCAACGACGAGCTGAGATACCATCGAAGAATCGAGATGCCTCTATCGAAGAAAACCTGGCAAGATTCAAGGAGATGCTCTCTGGCTCGGAGGAAGGTAAAAAATGGTCGTTGAGAGCTAAGATCGACTACAAGCATAAGAACGGTTCGATGAGAGATCCCGTCGTTTACAGATACGTCGAAGGCTCTCATCACATTACTGG TACCCAATACAAGGCTTACCCCATGTATGATCTCGCTTGTCCTATCATTGACCACCTCGACGGTGTCACCCATGCGCTAAGAGCGAACGAGTACTACGCAAGACACGAACAATACCAGTGGTTCTTGGAGAAACTTGGTTTCCCCAAGATTGAAATCTTCGATTTCAG TCGAGTCGATTTCGTCTACACTGTCTTGTCTAAACGAAAGCTCAAATACCTGGTAGAGAAAGGTGTTGTCGGCGGTTGGGATGATCCTAGATTCCCTACTGTAAGAG GTATTCGATCAAGAGGTATGACTGTCCAAGGTCTCAAGAACTACATCTTAGGTCAAGGTGCctctcaagctcaactctcattggaatgggatggaatCTGGACAGTCAACAAGAAGGTGATCGATCCCATCGCACCTCGATACTGGGCTATCGCGGAGGACAAGGCCGTTCCAGTCTCCATCaaaggtttggaaggtggCGAGAAGGTTGAAGAGAAACCTTTACACAAGAAGAACCCTGAGATTGGTAATAAAAAGGTTGTATACTCTGATAAGCTCTTGGTCGAGCAGGAGGATGCAGTTTCATTCGGTGATaatgaagag ATCACAGCGATGGAATGGGGAAATGTCTTCGTATCCAACAAGAAGACATCGACTTCAGGCGAAGTGGAATCATTAGAATTCACTTTACACCTCGAAGGAGATTTCAAGAAGACTTCAAAGAAGATCCATTGGTTGTCagctccatcatcttctaacCAGCTCGTACCAGTCACTTTGATCGAATATGATTACCTGAtcacgaagaagaaattggaagagaatgataatCTTGAAGATGTCATTAACCCCAAGACGGAATATAGAACGAAAGCCCTTGCTTCTCCCGAAGTTGCCAATCtgaagaaatgggatatcatccaatttgaGAGAAAGGGTTATTATATCTGTCAAGGTACGAAGGATGCAGAGGGAAGATTGGAGTTCGGTTTCATCCCCGA CGGTCGACTCCAAACGATCACCCTCAAAGCTACTCCAGCAGCTGAAAAACCAAAAGTAGCAGGTGCATCTAAAGGATCATGGGGTAAACCAGGTGCTACAAAGACTGCCGCTCCCGCCGCTGCCACTACTGGTGAAAGTAAAGACGATACTAGGATCTTGCTTTCAAATGGATCGAGTGGATTCAAGATCCCTGTCAAGACTGGAATGTTCGAATCTGATAAGATCTAG